The following are encoded together in the Zingiber officinale cultivar Zhangliang chromosome 8A, Zo_v1.1, whole genome shotgun sequence genome:
- the LOC122011106 gene encoding ACT domain-containing protein ACR1-like translates to MESRLSWPYFDPDFDSLVDRIEPRVCIDNETCETCTLVKVDSANRHGILLEMVQLLTDLDLVIFKSYISSDGGWLMDVFHVADLLGNKLTDPVLIHYVQQALGRGQRGRGRGTSEVTTCLGKLVGSAHLACDYAAVEVTSTDRPGLLSEIAAVLTELGCQVLCAQAWTHNSIAAIVLYLLDGSTRAPITEADRLANIERQVNIVVEAHHVPGHRRWVKAGGPTPGRVHTERRLHQLLYEAGDYEAGPPPPPVDANLEAFRGQNLPLWASSATAMTKTRVSIDSWKERGYSVVNIQSRDRPKLLFDTVCTMTDMDYAVFHATMGSHGPLAVQEYYIQDMYGCTLECEMEKQKITRCLAAAVERRVSHGLRLEISGRDRPGLLSDITRVLRENSVSLTRAECATRGERATMTLYVTTASGVGDVDTKRVVASVEEELGEGIKVAVISGALAALNRSSSNNDVKSARITTAGGGAARSKSTTSVTASFGSLLWSHIERLSNNFGSISS, encoded by the exons ATGGAAAGCAGATTAAGTTGGCCGTACTTTGACCCCGATTTCGATTCCCTGGTCGATAGGATCGAACCCCG GGTCTGCATTGACAACGAGACATGCGAGACTTGCACTCTCGTCAag GTGGACAGCGCCAACAGGCACGGAATACTCCTGGAGATGGTGCAACTTCTCACAGATCTCGACCTCGTCATCTTCAAGTCCTACATCTCGTCCGACGGCGGATGGCTCATGGATG TCTTCCACGTCGCAGACCTGCTCGGCAACAAACTAACAGATCCCGTCCTTATTCATTACGTCCAACAG GCGCTGGGGAGAGGGCAAAGAGGGAGAGGTCGGGGCACGAGCGAAGTGACGACGTGCCTCGGGAAGCTGGTTGGTTCGGCGCACCTGGCTTGTGATTACGCCGCCGTCGAGGTCACCTCCACCGACCGGCCCGGCCTCCTCTCGGAGATCGCGGCTGTCCTAACCGAGCTCGGTTGCCAGGTGCTCTGCGCGCAGGCGTGGACCCACAATTCCATAGCCGCCATTGTCCTCTACCTGCTCGACGGGTCCACCCGCGCTCCCATCACTGAAGCCGACCGCCTCGCCAACATCGAGCGCCAGGTCAACATCGTGGTCGAGGCTCACCACGTACCAGGTCACCGGAGGTGGGTGAAGGCGGGCGGCCCGACGCCCGGCCGCGTGCACACGGAGCGGCGACTACATCAGCTGTTGTACGAGGCGGGAGACTACGAGGCCGGGCCGCCTCCGCCGCCTGTGGACGCCAACTTGGAAGCCTTCAGGGGGCAAAATCTCCCGCTTTGGGCGTCCTCTGCGACGGCGATGACAAAGACGCGGGTGTCCATCGATAGCTGGAAGGAGAGAGGGTACTCTGTTGTCAACATCCAGAGCAGGGACCGCCCCAAGCTCCTTTTCGACACAGTGTGCACGATGACGGACATGGATTACGCGGTGTTCCATGCAACCATGGGGTCTCACGGACCCCTCGCCGTGCAG GAATACTACATCCAAGACATGTATGGCTGCACTTTGGAATGCGAGATGGAGAAGCAAAAGATCACACGTTGCTTGGCGGCCGCTGTAGAACGTAGAGTGTCTCAT GGGTTGCGGCTGGAGATCAGCGGAAGGGACCGGCCAGGTCTGCTCTCCGACATCACCAGAGTGCTGCGGGAGAACAGCGTGTCGTTGACGAGGGCAGAATGCGCGACTCGCGGGGAGAGAGCGACGATGACGTTATACGTAACGACGGCGTCAGGCGTCGGCGATGTGGACACCAAGCGGGTGGTCGCATCGGTGGAGGAGGAGCTCGGGGAGGGCATTAAGGTGGCGGTGATCAGCGGCGCGCTGGCCGCCCTGAACAGAAGCAGCAGCAACAACGATGTGAAGTCGGCGAGGATAACGACAGCGGGTGGAGGCGCCGCGAGGAGCAAGAGCACGACGTCGGTGACGGCGTCGTTTGGGAGCCTGCTCTGGTCTCATATCGAGCGGTTGTCGAACAACTTCGGATCAATCAGTTCATGA